The nucleotide sequence attcatcttaaatctgtttgttattttactcTAAACTTGAAACGTGTAAAGACAGTGTGGCTGAGTacttgtttcagtgtttacCAGGTtccacagcttctctctgtggTCGCCTGTTGGCCATCGCCGCAGCCATCCTCCTCCTGCGGGGCATACCGGCTCCTCGCTCCTCTGCTGCCCGCTGAGGGGGCCCCGCAGCCCGGACAacatctctctgctgctccgCATCAGCTGAGCAcggagaggacacacacaacacgtatactgtatatacgtatactgcacacacacatgacagcagcagctggacaTACACGTTACATACTGACGTTAATGTGTGACGTCAGCTCTCGTACCTTCCTGAGTCTTGCCCCGTAACTTCACCGCGAACACGATGAGCACGAGGAGCACGGCAGCAGCCGCCACATACAGCGCTATGTCCATGGCTGCGCTGAAAACACGTATGAACACTGCACACACGAAATATTAATACACGTCTACGTCAGTGCTGAGCTGTGGACTACTGACGGAAGccagccttcttcttctctggtgttTAAAGCAACGTTAGAGTGCACACTGCCGCCTACTGTATCAGAGTGTACACACTGCCGGCGTTCATCATCATGGGCTtaagatcatagacatatatacatagacatatatacatagacgccgcattgagcgggtcggtcgttggtcgcgatacgtcaatTCATATTGGATgtgtaaactaatacaaggaaatggacttcataaagcacctttctacaaagttctttaagttaatgtctcttatacatgtgtgtatatgtatgtgtgtatactatatgtatgtatatatggtgcctgtttgtttcccagatatatcagtgtgtgtgtgaatgggtgtataagaggcattaacttaaagaactttgtagaaaggcgctttatgaagttcagtccatttcctgttataaGTTTACGGgaagatctgccacatccaatatggcggtgacgtcgacgtacgattcagcgctcaatgcggcgtctatgtatatatgtctatgcttaagatgatgatggtggaattttcatgtttgaaatattaaaatactactaacaatggaaaaacacagtaaatccTACAACTACTGTCCGTCAACATCCTCCTCT is from Larimichthys crocea isolate SSNF unplaced genomic scaffold, L_crocea_2.0 scaffold83671, whole genome shotgun sequence and encodes:
- the LOC113745556 gene encoding DDRGK domain-containing protein 1-like, with product MDIALYVAAAAVLLVLIVFAVKLRGKTQEADAEQQRDVVRAAGPPQRAAEERGAGMPRRRRMAAAMANRRPQREAVEPGKH